A genomic region of Exiguobacterium sp. Helios contains the following coding sequences:
- a CDS encoding glycoside hydrolase family 65 protein — protein MKRLFDINEWKITEQGFHPEDNRLAESMTAIGNGHMGMRGNFEEDYSGDTHQGMYVAGVYYPDKTRVGWWKNGYPEYFAKVLNAVNIMGLRVSINGKNVDLNEWEVVDFKRELDMQHGVLTRTMLIRNGVEETKIESKRFFSIVDKELAALRYTVTPVNFDAEVVIESYLDADVENEDSNYDEKFWLPVEHGAEERFAYVTSKTKKLDWHVTAAMITDVEGARCEVLESTLQYVANRFTKQVPAGEAVTTEKLVALVTNRDYEIEDLLAQAMKRVNDAFDTGFDGVLAAHEAAWLKHWEEADVKIEGDVEAQQGIRFNIFHMFQTYTGEDSRLNIGPKGFTGEKYGGATYWDTEAYCLNFYLATSKPDVAWNLLKYRHNQLPQAKENADKNVGMKGALYPMVTMNGEECHNEWEITHEEIHRNGAIAHAIYNYTNYTGDTSYLGQYGFEVLVEIARYWASRVNYVPHKDVYMILGVTGPNEYENNVNNNWYTNLMAAWCLEYAQTVYRHLEQEEPARLEELIHQLAITDEELAHWADIDQKMYYPKDDSVPDVFMQQDGFMDKEQIMVADLDPKHLPLNQNWSWDRVLRSVFIKQADVLQGLYFLTDRFSIEEKKKNFDFYEPRTVHESSLSPCIYSIIAAEVGYEEKAMELYQRSARLDLDNYNNDTEDGLHITSMVGSWMSIVHGFAGLRVEQGTLSFKPMLPKGWTSYSFRMQWRGHHILVQVKQTEVCIEQNVGGAFTLQLHGETVEVPAEGAVTIPASMTV, from the coding sequence ATGAAACGATTGTTTGATATTAATGAGTGGAAAATTACGGAGCAGGGTTTTCATCCGGAGGATAACCGCCTTGCTGAATCGATGACGGCGATTGGGAACGGCCATATGGGAATGCGCGGAAACTTTGAAGAAGATTACTCGGGAGACACGCATCAAGGGATGTACGTCGCCGGTGTCTACTACCCAGATAAAACACGGGTCGGCTGGTGGAAAAACGGGTATCCGGAATATTTCGCAAAAGTTTTGAATGCGGTGAACATCATGGGACTTCGTGTTTCGATCAATGGAAAAAATGTCGATCTGAACGAGTGGGAAGTTGTCGACTTCAAACGGGAACTCGATATGCAGCATGGAGTTCTGACACGGACGATGCTGATCAGAAATGGTGTGGAGGAAACAAAAATTGAATCAAAACGTTTCTTCTCGATCGTCGATAAAGAACTGGCTGCACTTCGATATACAGTCACACCCGTCAACTTTGATGCGGAAGTGGTCATCGAATCATACCTGGACGCTGACGTCGAAAACGAAGACTCCAACTATGATGAGAAATTCTGGCTTCCTGTAGAGCACGGAGCGGAAGAACGATTTGCCTATGTTACTTCTAAAACGAAGAAACTGGATTGGCACGTCACAGCGGCCATGATTACCGATGTCGAGGGTGCGAGATGTGAAGTGCTTGAAAGTACATTACAGTATGTCGCGAATCGTTTCACGAAACAGGTACCGGCAGGCGAAGCGGTGACAACTGAAAAATTAGTAGCACTCGTGACGAATCGTGATTATGAAATTGAAGACTTATTGGCGCAGGCGATGAAACGTGTCAACGACGCGTTTGATACCGGATTTGATGGAGTGCTTGCAGCGCATGAAGCGGCCTGGTTGAAGCACTGGGAAGAAGCGGATGTGAAGATCGAAGGCGATGTTGAAGCGCAACAGGGGATTCGTTTTAACATCTTCCATATGTTCCAAACATATACAGGCGAAGATTCCCGCCTGAACATTGGACCAAAAGGATTTACCGGGGAAAAATACGGTGGCGCGACCTATTGGGACACAGAAGCATACTGCCTGAACTTCTATCTTGCGACATCGAAGCCTGACGTGGCTTGGAACTTATTGAAGTATCGTCATAACCAATTGCCGCAAGCGAAAGAAAATGCGGATAAGAATGTTGGCATGAAGGGTGCGTTATACCCGATGGTGACAATGAACGGGGAAGAGTGCCACAATGAGTGGGAAATCACGCATGAAGAAATCCACCGGAATGGTGCGATTGCCCATGCAATCTATAACTATACGAACTACACAGGAGATACGTCCTACCTCGGGCAATACGGATTTGAAGTACTTGTTGAAATCGCACGTTATTGGGCGAGTCGCGTCAATTATGTCCCGCATAAAGATGTCTATATGATTCTTGGTGTCACAGGACCGAATGAGTACGAAAATAACGTCAATAACAACTGGTATACGAACTTGATGGCTGCTTGGTGTCTTGAGTACGCTCAGACGGTCTACCGTCATCTTGAGCAAGAGGAACCGGCACGTCTGGAAGAATTGATTCATCAATTGGCTATTACGGATGAAGAATTAGCTCACTGGGCCGATATTGATCAGAAAATGTATTATCCGAAAGACGATTCCGTTCCGGATGTTTTCATGCAGCAAGACGGTTTTATGGATAAAGAACAGATTATGGTCGCGGATCTTGATCCAAAACATCTTCCTTTAAATCAAAATTGGTCATGGGACCGTGTCTTGCGTTCTGTCTTCATCAAACAGGCCGATGTCCTGCAAGGACTCTATTTCCTGACAGATCGTTTCTCAATCGAAGAGAAGAAGAAAAACTTTGATTTTTATGAACCGCGGACGGTTCATGAGTCATCCCTTTCACCGTGTATCTATTCCATCATCGCGGCAGAAGTCGGTTATGAAGAAAAAGCCATGGAACTTTATCAGCGTTCCGCACGGCTTGACCTTGATAATTATAACAATGATACAGAAGATGGTCTCCATATCACATCGATGGTCGGATCGTGGATGTCGATCGTTCACGGGTTTGCCGGACTTCGTGTCGAGCAGGGAACGCTGTCCTTCAAACCGATGTTGCCGAAGGGCTGGACCAGTTATTCGTTCCGGATGCAATGGCGCGGACATCATATCTTGGTTCAGGTCAAACAGACAGAAGTGTGTATCGAACAAAATGTGGGTGGAGCATTCACGTTACAGCTTCATGGCGAAACAGTTGAAGTCCCGGCAGAAGGTGCGGTTACAATCCCGGCTTCCATGACCGTCTGA
- a CDS encoding YitT family protein, whose amino-acid sequence MTAVVKESMLKVIVASIGGFVIAVAMNWFLIPSGVYSTGFTGLAQILTQVLQGTAFAFGENVWFLVLNLPLIVLAWIMLGRSFTIITLISVLATTIFIGLIPQYAVIPGDQTLNAVFGGVLLAIGTGITIKFGASTGGFDIVALIFARFSDRSVGLYLFVLNFLIAILAGALFGWSTALYTIVFIYVTSKVVDEIHTSNQRLTIFIITNHADDITTALHQHIIRGITQMPAIGTYSRAEKSTLMMVIERHELRDIERICRDADETVFINVVATDSVVGYFRKG is encoded by the coding sequence GTGACAGCGGTTGTAAAGGAAAGTATGTTAAAAGTGATTGTCGCCTCGATTGGCGGGTTCGTCATCGCAGTAGCGATGAACTGGTTCTTGATTCCAAGTGGTGTTTACTCGACAGGATTTACAGGACTGGCCCAAATTTTAACGCAGGTCTTGCAAGGAACGGCGTTTGCTTTTGGGGAAAACGTCTGGTTTTTAGTCTTGAACTTGCCCTTGATTGTTTTGGCATGGATTATGCTCGGACGCAGTTTTACCATCATTACATTGATTTCCGTTTTGGCGACAACGATTTTTATCGGACTTATTCCTCAGTATGCTGTCATTCCGGGTGATCAGACACTCAATGCCGTGTTCGGTGGTGTCTTGCTGGCGATCGGAACGGGGATTACGATTAAATTCGGGGCATCGACGGGTGGTTTTGATATCGTTGCGTTGATTTTCGCGCGTTTCTCTGACCGTAGCGTCGGATTATACCTGTTTGTGTTGAACTTCCTGATTGCAATCCTCGCTGGAGCGTTGTTTGGTTGGTCAACGGCACTGTACACGATTGTCTTCATTTATGTCACTTCAAAAGTCGTCGATGAAATCCATACAAGCAATCAACGGTTGACGATTTTCATCATTACGAATCATGCCGACGATATTACGACGGCACTTCACCAACACATCATTCGAGGCATCACCCAGATGCCGGCAATCGGTACGTATTCACGGGCTGAGAAGTCGACGCTGATGATGGTCATCGAACGGCACGAGTTGCGCGATATCGAGCGCATTTGCCGCGATGCAGACGAAACGGTGTTCATCAACGTCGTTGCGACAGATTCTGTAGTCGGATACTTCCGCAAAGGATGA
- a CDS encoding LacI family DNA-binding transcriptional regulator yields MQVTIKDVAREANVAPSTVSRVIANSPRISQKTKERVRQAMEELGYYPNVHARSLANRTTQAIGLVMPSAATKTLQNPFFSEVIRGISTKAHQNGYSLYMTTGVSEEEVYEGVVSMVQGRRVDGVIVLYSRTDDKVVQFLQDSKFPFVVVGKPFSDSSHVTYVDTDNYLAGREVTKYLHQLGHECIAFVGGSQDLAVTQERVGGYKTALMEEGLPIHESYIVSAPFMTTGGADAVKRLMSLEHPPTAVVVSDDMMALGVMSTLNEMEISVPDQMAVVSFNNLFIAEFSSPPLTSVEINIFGLGFEATNCLIEQMNEEATPYGKRVIVPHYLVVRQSCGGTVK; encoded by the coding sequence ATGCAAGTAACAATCAAGGATGTCGCAAGAGAAGCGAACGTTGCACCATCAACGGTCTCGCGTGTAATTGCCAACAGTCCGCGCATCAGTCAAAAAACAAAAGAACGTGTCCGCCAGGCAATGGAAGAGTTAGGCTACTATCCGAACGTCCATGCCCGGAGTCTTGCCAATCGAACGACTCAAGCGATCGGTCTTGTCATGCCGAGTGCGGCAACGAAAACACTGCAAAATCCATTTTTCTCGGAAGTTATTCGCGGCATTAGTACGAAAGCACATCAAAACGGTTATTCCTTATATATGACGACGGGGGTTTCGGAAGAAGAAGTTTACGAAGGCGTTGTCTCGATGGTTCAGGGTCGTCGAGTGGATGGCGTCATTGTCTTGTATTCCCGAACAGATGACAAGGTCGTTCAATTTTTACAAGATTCGAAGTTTCCGTTCGTCGTTGTCGGGAAACCATTTAGTGATTCCTCACATGTCACGTACGTTGATACGGACAACTATCTTGCAGGACGAGAAGTCACGAAGTATTTACATCAACTCGGACACGAATGCATCGCGTTTGTCGGAGGATCGCAGGATTTAGCGGTCACGCAAGAACGGGTCGGTGGGTATAAGACAGCTTTAATGGAAGAGGGACTACCTATCCATGAATCTTATATCGTCAGTGCACCATTCATGACGACCGGAGGAGCGGACGCCGTCAAACGGTTGATGTCGCTGGAACACCCACCGACGGCTGTCGTCGTCAGTGATGACATGATGGCGCTTGGTGTCATGAGTACGCTGAATGAGATGGAAATCAGTGTGCCTGATCAAATGGCCGTCGTCAGTTTCAACAATTTATTCATCGCGGAGTTTTCCAGTCCGCCGTTAACGTCGGTTGAAATCAACATCTTCGGTTTAGGATTTGAAGCAACGAACTGTCTGATTGAACAAATGAACGAAGAGGCGACACCCTATGGCAAACGTGTCATTGTTCCTCATTATTTAGTTGTGCGTCAATCTTGTGGCGGCACGGTAAAATAA
- a CDS encoding Cof-type HAD-IIB family hydrolase: MQRHLIAVDLDGTLLRDDKTISQANLHALRTARDNGHEIVIATGRPFRHAKRYYDELGLTTPIVNFNGGLVHHPQDRHFEVSHHPIPLKTFQHILESVADSKTQNIVCEVTDHVYFQNDPTGIYEFYTDHALSVTTGDLRKVLQHEPTSLLIHAKGEHVQEIRSELSSIHAETVLNRQWVKPEYMVEVMRKGTSKAIGLQQVSRHLGIEQKQIIAFGDEENDLEMLEYVGHGVAMGNAIGALKLVANGTTKSNQEDGIAYYLKHVLGLI; this comes from the coding sequence ATGCAACGTCATCTGATTGCCGTCGATTTGGACGGGACATTATTACGCGACGACAAAACCATCAGTCAGGCCAACTTACATGCGTTAAGAACTGCACGCGACAACGGTCATGAAATCGTCATCGCGACAGGGCGTCCTTTCCGGCACGCCAAACGCTATTACGACGAACTCGGATTGACGACACCGATCGTCAATTTTAACGGCGGACTTGTTCACCATCCGCAAGACCGTCATTTTGAAGTCAGCCATCATCCGATTCCGCTGAAAACTTTTCAGCACATCTTGGAATCGGTAGCGGACTCGAAAACACAAAATATCGTCTGCGAAGTGACGGATCATGTTTACTTCCAAAACGATCCGACCGGTATTTATGAATTCTACACGGATCATGCCTTATCCGTGACGACAGGTGATTTACGGAAGGTCTTGCAACATGAACCGACATCCCTGCTGATTCATGCGAAAGGCGAACATGTCCAGGAAATCCGGTCCGAACTTTCGAGCATTCATGCCGAAACGGTCTTAAACCGCCAGTGGGTCAAACCGGAATATATGGTCGAGGTCATGCGAAAAGGTACGAGTAAAGCCATAGGTTTACAACAAGTCTCGCGTCATCTCGGGATTGAACAAAAACAGATCATTGCTTTTGGTGATGAAGAAAATGACTTGGAAATGCTCGAGTATGTCGGGCATGGCGTCGCGATGGGCAATGCCATCGGCGCGTTAAAACTGGTTGCTAACGGCACAACGAAGTCGAACCAGGAAGACGGGATTGCCTACTACCTGAAACATGTCCTCGGTCTGATTTGA
- a CDS encoding alpha-amylase family glycosyl hydrolase produces MRRGVMLLLLPLLLSIGIFPQTSEAAGWEKERMYFIMVDRFENGDKSNDLEADPNDPKAFQGGDLAGVTKRLDYIKDEGFTSIWLTPIFKNRPNGYHGYWTDDYYEIDPHFGTKEEFKALVKEAHKRDLKVVLDLVVNHLGPNHPLVKEKPDWFHEEQTIMNWNNQAEVENNWLFDLPDFNTENKEVVKYLINVANYWVDETGIDGYRLDTVRHVPSDFWKTFIPAVKKEHPDLFLLGEVFDGDPRKIATYSKLGFDSVTNFPFYYGIKDQFARKNGSAEELDSVYNRDTTFNPKAMSLANFIDNHDLKRFITEAKIGGAADEERQLRIALFALYAAPGMPIVYQGTEIAMPGGEDPGNRMMMEFDKNDKMQEYVQTLNKMRNNYPAFETGKQRLVAKTDHMAVFERKTKDQSVLYAINLGEKKTTLRVKAAEIGDDQRLRGLLFSDVVRQDGDAYEVTLDAGSANGYVVERSQVNWVSLVAIGSIAPILALIILFVHRRRINRTKETH; encoded by the coding sequence ATGAGACGAGGCGTGATGCTTCTCCTCTTGCCGCTTCTCTTGTCTATCGGAATATTTCCACAGACAAGCGAAGCTGCAGGATGGGAAAAAGAACGAATGTATTTCATTATGGTCGACCGGTTTGAGAACGGTGACAAAAGCAATGATTTAGAGGCCGATCCAAACGATCCGAAAGCTTTTCAGGGCGGTGACCTGGCAGGTGTCACGAAACGTTTGGATTACATCAAGGATGAAGGATTCACATCGATTTGGCTGACACCAATCTTTAAGAACCGACCAAATGGTTATCATGGGTATTGGACGGACGATTATTACGAAATCGATCCGCACTTCGGAACAAAAGAAGAATTTAAAGCACTGGTCAAAGAAGCACATAAACGTGATCTTAAAGTCGTGCTCGATTTAGTCGTCAACCATTTAGGTCCGAACCATCCGCTCGTAAAAGAAAAACCGGACTGGTTCCATGAAGAACAGACGATCATGAACTGGAACAATCAAGCGGAAGTCGAGAACAATTGGCTGTTTGATTTACCGGACTTTAATACAGAAAATAAAGAAGTCGTGAAGTACTTGATTAATGTCGCGAACTACTGGGTGGATGAGACCGGAATCGACGGTTACCGACTCGATACAGTTCGTCATGTGCCATCGGATTTTTGGAAAACCTTCATCCCGGCCGTCAAAAAAGAACATCCGGATCTCTTTTTACTCGGAGAAGTATTTGACGGCGATCCGCGTAAGATTGCGACCTATTCTAAATTAGGATTTGATTCCGTGACGAACTTCCCGTTTTACTACGGGATCAAGGATCAGTTCGCCCGCAAAAATGGTTCAGCGGAAGAACTCGATTCAGTTTATAATCGAGATACTACGTTTAATCCGAAAGCGATGTCATTAGCGAACTTTATTGATAATCATGATTTAAAACGCTTCATTACGGAAGCCAAGATTGGCGGAGCCGCTGATGAGGAACGGCAACTGCGTATAGCGTTGTTCGCCTTGTATGCAGCACCCGGTATGCCGATCGTCTATCAAGGGACAGAGATCGCGATGCCTGGTGGAGAAGATCCGGGAAATCGAATGATGATGGAATTCGATAAAAACGATAAGATGCAGGAATATGTACAGACGTTAAATAAGATGCGTAATAACTATCCGGCTTTCGAAACAGGGAAACAACGGCTGGTGGCTAAAACCGATCATATGGCCGTCTTCGAACGAAAAACTAAAGATCAGTCTGTCTTATATGCCATCAATTTAGGGGAAAAGAAAACGACGTTGCGTGTGAAAGCAGCAGAAATCGGTGACGATCAACGCCTTCGGGGATTATTGTTCTCTGACGTGGTACGTCAAGACGGAGATGCCTATGAAGTGACGCTCGATGCAGGCAGCGCGAACGGCTATGTCGTGGAACGTTCACAGGTCAACTGGGTCTCGCTCGTTGCGATTGGATCAATCGCTCCAATCCTTGCCTTAATCATTTTATTCGTCCATCGACGACGGATCAATCGGACAAAGGAAACACACTAA
- the iadA gene encoding beta-aspartyl-peptidase has protein sequence MIVLKNVTLAGGVTDVWVGGGKILAIGSYTMDERLITQTIDGSGKQLVPGLLDGHVHPIGGGGEGGFSTRTLPLLATDFLEAGVTTVVGLLGTDGWTRTGIDLLAHMRGYMSQGIRSFLLSGSYAVPPVSITQSIAEDILLINEVIGIGEIAINDHRSTHPTVPEVARLASQARIAGLLKGVRGTMNVHIGDGKHALDLLNEVVETTDIPITQFLPTHINRSERIFDAGLRWAKQGGRIDFTTCTTETFIEEGEIPAGQALQRALAAGIPLRQITMSSDAGASLPAFDESGKLLRLETGKPTSILDAVRDAVKHGVQLKDAIQTVTSNVAEAYGISGGLIQEGERADLLLIDDALQIDTILAEGRAIMIQKKWLLPK, from the coding sequence ATGATTGTACTTAAAAATGTGACCCTAGCCGGGGGAGTAACGGATGTATGGGTTGGTGGGGGAAAGATTCTCGCAATCGGTTCCTATACAATGGACGAACGGCTGATTACGCAGACGATTGACGGATCAGGCAAACAATTGGTCCCAGGATTACTCGATGGACATGTTCATCCGATCGGCGGAGGCGGGGAAGGTGGTTTTTCGACACGGACGCTGCCACTTTTGGCAACTGATTTTCTGGAAGCCGGCGTCACGACTGTCGTTGGATTACTGGGAACAGATGGATGGACGCGGACTGGAATCGATCTGCTTGCGCACATGCGCGGCTATATGAGTCAAGGTATCCGTTCCTTCCTCTTGTCAGGCAGTTACGCGGTCCCTCCGGTTTCGATTACGCAGTCAATTGCGGAAGATATCCTGTTGATTAACGAAGTCATCGGGATTGGTGAGATTGCCATCAACGACCATCGTTCGACACATCCGACTGTTCCTGAGGTGGCACGACTTGCTTCGCAAGCACGGATTGCCGGTCTTTTAAAGGGGGTCCGGGGGACGATGAATGTTCATATCGGGGACGGAAAACATGCGCTTGACCTGCTCAACGAAGTGGTCGAAACGACCGATATTCCGATTACACAATTTTTACCGACCCATATCAACCGCAGCGAACGGATATTTGACGCCGGTTTACGTTGGGCGAAACAAGGCGGACGGATTGATTTTACGACCTGTACGACGGAAACGTTCATTGAAGAAGGGGAGATACCAGCAGGTCAGGCACTACAGCGTGCTCTTGCTGCCGGTATCCCGTTACGTCAGATTACGATGTCGAGTGACGCAGGGGCCAGCTTACCCGCCTTTGATGAAAGCGGGAAACTGCTTCGTCTTGAGACCGGAAAGCCGACATCGATTTTGGATGCGGTCCGTGATGCGGTGAAACATGGCGTGCAGTTAAAGGACGCGATCCAAACTGTTACATCAAACGTCGCAGAAGCATATGGCATTTCCGGAGGACTCATCCAGGAAGGCGAGCGTGCTGATCTGTTACTGATTGATGACGCTTTGCAAATCGATACGATTCTTGCAGAAGGGCGTGCTATAATGATTCAGAAAAAATGGCTGTTGCCAAAATGA
- a CDS encoding phosphatidylserine decarboxylase, whose translation MIKKWFFTQLFELNGHPTVAKQLRRFAMSPVSRPLIQPFVKMYDLQMHEANQPLESYKSLHELFVRNLKETVRPIDGSEQAVVSPCDGVLSVVEDLTEESRFTVKGQTYSVSELLGSHHEADHYIGGRVLIFYLSPQNYHRVHVPVDGTIRTSYTLGRDSAPVNDLGLSYGKRPLTRNYRRVTRITHGEHALEHVMVGALNVNTIVQTNQNREVRRGDEFGYFSFGSTVVLICPKDAITLETDIKGPVLMGQRIGYWNS comes from the coding sequence ATGATTAAAAAATGGTTCTTTACGCAACTGTTTGAACTGAACGGTCATCCAACCGTCGCGAAACAACTGCGTCGCTTTGCGATGAGTCCGGTCAGTCGACCGCTGATTCAACCGTTCGTTAAGATGTATGATTTACAAATGCATGAGGCCAATCAGCCGCTTGAATCGTATAAGTCGTTACATGAATTGTTCGTTCGAAACTTAAAAGAAACGGTTCGTCCGATTGACGGGTCAGAACAGGCTGTCGTCAGCCCGTGTGATGGCGTTTTATCCGTTGTCGAGGATTTGACGGAAGAAAGTCGTTTTACCGTCAAAGGACAGACGTATTCAGTTTCCGAGTTGCTCGGTTCGCATCACGAAGCCGATCACTACATCGGAGGACGGGTATTGATTTTTTACCTCAGTCCGCAAAATTATCATCGTGTTCATGTACCGGTTGATGGGACAATCCGGACCAGTTACACGCTCGGCCGTGATTCGGCACCGGTCAACGATCTCGGTCTTTCCTATGGGAAACGACCTTTGACGCGGAATTACCGTCGGGTCACACGTATCACACATGGGGAACACGCACTTGAACATGTCATGGTCGGTGCCTTGAACGTGAACACCATCGTCCAAACGAATCAAAACCGAGAAGTCAGACGGGGCGATGAGTTCGGCTATTTTTCATTCGGCTCAACAGTCGTCTTGATTTGCCCGAAAGATGCCATCACATTAGAAACGGACATCAAAGGTCCGGTTTTGATGGGGCAACGCATCGGTTATTGGAATTCATGA
- a CDS encoding thioredoxin family protein, with protein MSKKSNRVKPTKKPQSKANWITAGVIALIVLIGATMLLFTDREDSASKNGNLTAGQVADKLKSGDEFYTYFYQTGCVHCEKVKPYLVPLGEKQDIPFEQIDLAVEQSAWDTFAIEGTPTVVHFKDGKEVSRVSGEQTEDAYKEFFAGKAVKNSEEESSGDLND; from the coding sequence GTGTCAAAGAAATCTAACCGTGTAAAACCAACAAAAAAACCGCAATCGAAAGCCAACTGGATTACAGCTGGTGTGATCGCGCTGATCGTCTTAATCGGGGCGACGATGTTACTGTTTACGGATCGAGAGGATTCTGCATCGAAAAACGGTAATTTAACGGCCGGTCAAGTGGCGGATAAGCTGAAGTCCGGCGATGAATTTTACACGTATTTTTATCAGACGGGATGCGTACACTGTGAGAAAGTAAAACCGTATTTAGTGCCACTCGGTGAGAAACAGGACATTCCATTTGAACAAATTGATCTGGCAGTTGAACAGTCGGCTTGGGATACGTTTGCCATCGAAGGGACGCCAACTGTCGTTCATTTCAAAGATGGGAAAGAAGTCAGCCGGGTATCCGGTGAGCAGACAGAAGACGCCTATAAAGAATTTTTCGCAGGTAAAGCCGTTAAAAATTCTGAAGAAGAGTCGTCAGGTGATTTAAATGATTAA
- a CDS encoding YjzD family protein, producing the protein MRFLVTFFWSFLLVNTAVFIVSAVDAVTYNFGFATAMSVVTSLVVFALDAVNEDLGLGQGTKAE; encoded by the coding sequence ATGCGTTTTCTCGTTACATTCTTCTGGTCGTTCTTACTCGTGAACACAGCTGTGTTCATCGTATCAGCGGTCGATGCAGTCACGTATAACTTCGGATTCGCGACAGCTATGTCAGTCGTGACTTCACTTGTCGTCTTCGCACTTGATGCAGTCAACGAAGATCTTGGTCTTGGTCAAGGGACAAAGGCAGAATAA